In Mesotoga sp. Brook.08.105.5.1, a single window of DNA contains:
- a CDS encoding ABC transporter substrate-binding protein — MKKFLLLFLVSALLVVTAVSAEITFWKFTDTYADATIQRFVDLWNEENPDKKVVFETFPWGDYTGTKLTTAFATGEGPDVFFISPGDFLRYVNAGIALPLSEYLTADIISDFLPETIEAVTVGGEIYALPLEMEPVALFYNKTAFEEKGIAQPQDWAELTEIAAKLTTPNRHGIIVEVVPGYYQNFTWYPFLWTAGGDVVDENWEKSTFDSEGAVAALDLWGSFVKEELAPSSLPAGANDIGIFGNGLADMIVCGFWGVKQLQTEFPEFDFGVFPIPPYEKGGESISVYGGWKMMLNARGENTDIAAEFAKWLVAEQIDFPLDWCTVTNSKFSPRYSVLDAGEVFYSTPPNDVFLEILKTSKSEPTFTPEMVKAVSDALQAVMFAGMDPKAAAKGASAAIDAYLSRYTGGVPGK, encoded by the coding sequence GTGAAAAAGTTCTTGTTACTGTTTCTAGTTTCTGCGCTTCTTGTTGTTACTGCGGTATCTGCAGAGATCACTTTTTGGAAGTTTACTGACACATACGCAGATGCTACAATTCAGAGATTTGTTGATCTCTGGAATGAAGAAAACCCGGACAAGAAAGTGGTATTTGAGACTTTCCCCTGGGGAGACTACACTGGGACTAAACTCACCACTGCCTTTGCAACTGGCGAAGGACCTGATGTTTTCTTCATAAGTCCAGGTGATTTTCTCAGATACGTCAATGCTGGAATTGCTCTGCCGCTCAGTGAATACTTGACTGCAGATATCATTTCGGACTTCTTGCCCGAGACGATTGAGGCTGTAACTGTTGGAGGGGAAATATATGCCCTTCCACTTGAAATGGAGCCAGTAGCTTTGTTTTACAACAAGACTGCTTTCGAAGAGAAGGGGATCGCCCAGCCTCAAGATTGGGCGGAGTTGACGGAAATTGCAGCAAAACTTACAACTCCCAACCGCCACGGAATCATCGTTGAAGTTGTACCTGGCTACTATCAGAACTTCACATGGTATCCGTTCCTGTGGACTGCGGGTGGAGACGTCGTAGACGAAAACTGGGAGAAATCGACATTCGATTCAGAGGGCGCCGTTGCTGCTCTTGATCTTTGGGGATCATTTGTCAAAGAAGAGTTGGCTCCGTCCTCGCTTCCAGCTGGAGCAAATGATATTGGTATATTCGGAAACGGGCTTGCCGACATGATCGTCTGTGGATTCTGGGGCGTCAAGCAATTACAGACAGAATTCCCTGAATTCGACTTTGGAGTATTTCCAATTCCTCCTTACGAAAAGGGAGGAGAGAGCATCAGCGTATATGGTGGTTGGAAGATGATGCTAAATGCCAGAGGAGAGAACACAGACATAGCCGCCGAGTTTGCCAAATGGCTGGTAGCAGAGCAGATAGACTTCCCGCTTGACTGGTGCACAGTAACTAATAGTAAGTTCTCACCCAGATACTCTGTTCTCGATGCAGGAGAAGTGTTCTACAGTACTCCACCAAATGATGTATTTCTGGAGATTCTGAAGACGTCGAAGTCGGAGCCGACATTCACTCCGGAAATGGTTAAGGCCGTATCAGACGCTTTGCAAGCCGTTATGTTTGCAGGCATGGATCCCAAGGCTGCTGCAAAAGGGGCTTCTGCGGCTATCGATGCATATCTTAGTAGATACACAGGTGGAGTTCCCGGAAAGTAA
- a CDS encoding type II toxin-antitoxin system RelE/ParE family toxin — protein sequence MNYIVELTNAADKQLEKLDQKQQDRKNDTLLDLCEFYDGSSNKKPDIKPLTGKYNGLLRLRVGSYRVIFQLKGGQFLVLVIQIVRSGDAYR from the coding sequence ATGAACTACATCGTTGAACTCACAAACGCGGCCGACAAGCAACTTGAAAAACTGGACCAGAAGCAGCAAGACAGGAAAAACGATACTTTACTAGATCTTTGTGAGTTCTATGATGGTTCGTCGAACAAGAAACCAGACATTAAGCCTCTTACTGGGAAGTATAATGGCCTTCTTCGATTGAGAGTCGGCAGTTATAGAGTAATATTTCAATTGAAAGGCGGTCAATTTCTGGTGCTCGTAATTCAGATAGTCAGAAGTGGAGACGCTTACAGATAA
- a CDS encoding carbohydrate ABC transporter permease, protein MKTRRVKGILRYFLLVILAMFFLFPIYWMFVSSLKSPSEIFAFPPKLIPENPVWSNYTKVFSQVPFARYMLNTFFVASVVTIVALLLHSMAAYSLARLNYRGRNFLFILVISTLMIPFSAILIPLFLIVRNFGWIDSYRGLIIPAIPHAFGIFFLRQFYLGFPRELEEAAIIDGSGLVRVFFKIVLPLSKPVLSALAVFFFLANWNSFMWPLVIINSPEMRTVQLGIAQYGGEYNNPWAIQLAACTVALIPTLIVFVVLQKQLMQSIKMTGMKL, encoded by the coding sequence ATGAAGACCAGAAGAGTGAAGGGAATTCTGAGGTATTTTTTGCTAGTGATTCTAGCGATGTTCTTCCTCTTTCCAATCTATTGGATGTTCGTGAGTTCTCTGAAGTCACCTAGCGAGATCTTCGCTTTCCCGCCGAAACTAATCCCCGAGAACCCGGTGTGGTCAAACTATACAAAGGTATTTTCGCAAGTACCTTTCGCCAGATATATGCTAAACACTTTCTTTGTTGCCTCCGTTGTTACTATAGTTGCACTTCTTCTTCACTCAATGGCCGCATATTCACTGGCGAGACTCAATTATCGAGGCAGAAATTTTCTATTTATTCTTGTGATCAGTACTCTGATGATTCCGTTTTCTGCAATCCTAATCCCGCTGTTTCTTATTGTGAGAAACTTCGGCTGGATCGACTCTTACAGAGGGCTTATAATACCGGCTATTCCTCACGCTTTCGGGATTTTCTTTTTGAGGCAGTTCTATCTGGGGTTCCCTAGAGAACTGGAAGAAGCGGCAATAATTGACGGAAGCGGATTGGTGAGGGTTTTCTTCAAGATCGTACTGCCGCTCTCAAAGCCCGTGCTCTCAGCACTTGCGGTCTTCTTTTTCCTTGCAAACTGGAATTCATTCATGTGGCCGCTTGTGATAATTAATTCGCCGGAAATGAGGACAGTGCAACTGGGAATCGCCCAGTATGGTGGAGAGTATAATAATCCATGGGCTATTCAACTGGCTGCTTGCACGGTAGCTCTTATTCCCACTTTGATAGTATTTGTGGTATTGCAGAAACAGTTAATGCAGAGCATAAAAATGACCGGAATGAAACTCTGA
- a CDS encoding J domain-containing protein encodes MANYYEVLGVKPDATQSEIRKRYRELVSLYHPDKHSNNPLRELAEQKMKEINEAYEVLGTPEKREEYDSGVHTERSYHYSDRASQNYDILIANATESYSQRLWGKTIEYCTQAIAIDSSRYEAFGIRGIAQSSQNNHSKAIEDLETAIRNGGQDDWIFAQLAFSHAELGNHAEAITYIKKAMQVGSREPNYLAFLAIQYEKLGSQTEASNTWNELRSVDPNNETLKQRDQVWKVGGAYVNKKDVGTTAAACATCILCDLLCNCC; translated from the coding sequence ATGGCCAATTATTACGAGGTGCTCGGCGTAAAGCCAGATGCAACTCAGTCTGAAATTCGGAAACGTTATCGTGAACTCGTAAGTCTTTATCATCCCGACAAACATTCCAACAATCCGCTTCGTGAACTCGCAGAACAGAAGATGAAAGAGATAAATGAAGCCTACGAAGTCCTCGGGACTCCGGAAAAACGCGAGGAATACGATTCGGGAGTCCATACGGAAAGAAGTTATCATTACAGTGACAGGGCTTCCCAGAATTACGATATTCTGATCGCCAACGCAACCGAATCATACTCTCAAAGGCTCTGGGGGAAAACCATCGAATACTGCACGCAAGCGATAGCTATCGACAGCTCGAGATATGAAGCGTTCGGAATAAGAGGAATTGCGCAAAGCAGCCAGAACAACCACTCGAAAGCGATTGAGGACTTAGAAACCGCAATCAGGAATGGTGGACAAGACGATTGGATATTCGCTCAACTGGCCTTTAGCCACGCCGAACTTGGTAATCACGCTGAAGCGATAACATATATCAAGAAAGCTATGCAAGTGGGTTCCAGAGAGCCGAACTATCTGGCTTTTCTAGCTATCCAGTACGAAAAGCTAGGTAGCCAAACCGAGGCTTCGAATACCTGGAATGAACTGAGGTCTGTAGATCCAAACAACGAAACACTCAAACAAAGAGATCAGGTCTGGAAAGTGGGCGGTGCCTACGTCAACAAGAAAGACGTGGGAACTACTGCCGCTGCTTGTGCCACCTGTATCTTATGTGATCTCCTCTGCAACTGCTGTTGA
- a CDS encoding ABC transporter permease, translating to MSGPAVKSRLVSFLGKYKIIIAFFVLALVISLMTPNFLSWRNIINIFRQSSIIGIMAIGSTFVIIGGGFDISVGSLLALSAAMAVGLQSSMHWFLAVIVVLLVGAAFGAVNGFLSSKIHIPPIIATLGTMTIIRGIVYMYTGGYPLYVDSEGFAFIGNGYIGPIPFPIILLLILVALGQFILVKTKFGRYSCAIGGNKEAARLSGIKVDFYITLTFVAGGVMAAMSGIVYASRLLSVTPLAGQGYELDAIASAVIGGTSVSGGEGSVVRTLIGALLLTMITNAFNLIGIDLYVQYVFKGLVILAAVGFDSFYKARG from the coding sequence ATGTCAGGACCCGCTGTTAAGTCGAGGTTGGTAAGCTTTCTGGGAAAGTACAAAATCATCATAGCATTCTTTGTGTTGGCGCTGGTCATCTCGCTTATGACACCCAATTTTCTGTCTTGGAGAAATATCATAAACATATTCAGGCAGAGCTCGATAATCGGCATAATGGCTATCGGCTCCACCTTTGTCATTATCGGCGGCGGGTTCGACATCTCGGTCGGATCACTGCTGGCTCTTTCCGCCGCTATGGCGGTTGGACTGCAATCTTCTATGCACTGGTTCCTCGCAGTGATTGTTGTTTTGCTTGTTGGTGCCGCCTTTGGAGCGGTAAATGGATTCCTTAGCTCGAAAATCCATATCCCGCCAATCATTGCCACTCTGGGGACTATGACGATTATAAGAGGGATCGTTTATATGTATACGGGCGGCTATCCTCTCTATGTCGATTCAGAAGGGTTTGCTTTCATCGGCAACGGCTACATAGGGCCGATTCCCTTTCCAATAATTTTGCTGCTGATCCTAGTAGCTCTCGGTCAGTTCATTCTTGTCAAGACGAAATTCGGCCGGTACTCCTGTGCCATCGGCGGCAACAAAGAGGCGGCAAGACTCTCAGGAATCAAAGTCGACTTCTACATAACCCTGACCTTCGTTGCCGGAGGAGTAATGGCTGCAATGTCAGGAATCGTCTACGCCTCAAGGCTGCTTTCAGTTACACCTCTTGCCGGCCAGGGCTATGAGCTGGATGCGATAGCTTCTGCGGTAATCGGTGGTACAAGTGTGTCTGGGGGAGAAGGTTCAGTCGTAAGAACTCTCATCGGGGCGTTGTTGCTGACGATGATAACCAATGCGTTCAACCTGATTGGGATAGATCTCTATGTTCAATATGTGTTCAAAGGACTTGTAATTCTGGCAGCGGTTGGATTCGATTCATTCTACAAGGCCCGTGGCTAG
- a CDS encoding sugar ABC transporter permease — MNRKNRERLVGYTFIGPDITGLIIFAIVPAIVALVISFFSWNGLSDMLFVGLDNYRTMFQDPQWRNSILVTLKYSVFFVPLNFVFALLLAMLVQKPGPGIGLFRAIFFAPTAMSMVAVSFVWKYMFQPYGFVNYFLSFFGITRQPLLGSMSQALYSIAVVSLYMSVGYYMVIFLAGLNEISNEYYEAAEIDGASGVQKFFNITLPLLKPTVAFVLVMTFLQSFQVFDQIYILTGGGPFYSTSTAAFYIYYTAFNMYQFGYSSAQAFTLFAILLGVSYFMLRALRGGNVSTGS; from the coding sequence GTGAATAGAAAAAATCGGGAAAGACTGGTTGGATACACTTTTATAGGTCCAGACATAACTGGACTGATAATTTTCGCGATTGTCCCTGCTATTGTAGCTCTTGTAATAAGCTTCTTTTCTTGGAATGGCTTAAGTGATATGCTCTTTGTCGGTCTGGACAATTACAGGACAATGTTTCAAGACCCACAGTGGCGAAACAGTATCCTTGTGACTCTAAAGTACTCGGTCTTCTTTGTTCCGTTGAACTTCGTATTTGCTCTTCTCTTGGCAATGCTTGTTCAGAAGCCGGGGCCTGGAATAGGGCTTTTCAGGGCCATTTTCTTTGCGCCCACCGCCATGTCTATGGTTGCGGTTTCTTTCGTCTGGAAATACATGTTTCAGCCTTATGGTTTCGTCAACTACTTTCTGTCATTCTTTGGAATAACTAGACAACCACTTCTTGGCTCTATGTCTCAAGCTCTTTACAGCATTGCTGTGGTTAGTCTATACATGAGTGTTGGCTACTACATGGTAATCTTTCTTGCAGGCCTGAACGAGATTTCGAATGAATACTATGAAGCTGCTGAAATAGATGGTGCGTCAGGTGTACAGAAGTTCTTTAACATTACTCTTCCTCTGTTGAAACCAACTGTCGCTTTTGTTCTCGTAATGACTTTTTTGCAGAGCTTCCAGGTTTTCGATCAGATATACATCCTTACAGGGGGAGGTCCATTCTACAGTACTTCAACAGCGGCATTCTACATCTATTACACTGCTTTTAACATGTACCAGTTCGGTTACTCATCGGCTCAGGCTTTCACGCTATTTGCGATTCTTCTTGGAGTATCTTATTTCATGCTGAGAGCACTGAGAGGCGGTAACGTCTCCACAGGATCGTGA
- a CDS encoding DUF4185 domain-containing protein: protein MIRVAVLLLSVVLICSFLLATSLKDVSELEMVAKLTGPNAINNTLKYDVFGTDLGHSFNDGEITFFVFGDTFGINNTNWRKNVMAFTTDQDPSDGIIFEGFITGDGGSTYEFSENKIKLNVGKGADLWSSVDLAPKLLKSQLPGGWSIETRIESNSAPVGATNLCGLLFFSGMRSWIMWGHLGNKRMEASGIIGGEFVKIAEVNSLYPYLRIENRLFSNVYVFSYSQDGKNWIEAGTFDDKEGFLNSARYGIGAKEWGTSDYEVIFADITENSVNFAAQELREAFYWGGPEESSGAAKELIHSMPGNITAIPTNGVAVNSKLYIHYMMVNRWGEPGRWNTSYSGLAVSENGGQTWEILDSVKWSSESNFAQVGIAKASQWLKIPDGCDVNSDTLFFFGIPSGRFGGVKLMKVNGEEIEKIGAYEYFSGLDNSGIPQWSGKEEDAAIIIEAPVGECSAMYNHFLGKWIITYLNEHSHDLEIRESANPWGPWSKPYQLVSSREYPGLYGAFLNPLLVENEGEYIYFIMSLWMPYNVYLMKARLVR, encoded by the coding sequence ATGATAAGAGTAGCGGTACTCCTATTAAGCGTGGTGTTGATTTGCTCGTTTCTCCTTGCCACATCTCTTAAGGATGTTTCAGAACTGGAAATGGTAGCAAAGCTTACAGGCCCCAACGCAATCAACAACACGCTCAAGTATGACGTCTTCGGAACCGATCTTGGTCACAGTTTCAACGATGGTGAGATCACATTCTTTGTTTTTGGTGACACTTTTGGAATCAACAACACAAACTGGCGCAAGAATGTTATGGCATTCACCACCGACCAAGATCCAAGTGACGGTATCATTTTTGAAGGGTTCATAACAGGTGATGGAGGTTCGACATACGAATTTTCCGAAAACAAAATCAAACTCAATGTCGGAAAAGGAGCCGATTTATGGTCTAGTGTTGATCTCGCGCCGAAACTTCTGAAATCGCAGCTACCCGGAGGATGGTCAATAGAAACAAGAATCGAAAGCAACTCTGCTCCTGTTGGAGCAACGAATTTGTGTGGATTACTTTTCTTCAGCGGAATGCGGAGTTGGATTATGTGGGGCCATTTGGGCAACAAGAGAATGGAAGCTAGCGGAATCATCGGAGGAGAATTCGTTAAAATCGCTGAAGTGAATTCCTTATATCCATACCTGAGAATTGAAAACAGGTTATTCTCCAATGTTTACGTCTTCAGCTACAGCCAGGATGGAAAGAACTGGATTGAAGCGGGCACTTTCGATGACAAAGAGGGCTTTCTGAATTCGGCAAGGTATGGGATTGGCGCAAAAGAGTGGGGCACTTCCGACTATGAAGTGATCTTTGCGGATATTACCGAGAATTCTGTGAACTTTGCAGCGCAAGAGCTTCGCGAAGCCTTCTACTGGGGAGGACCAGAAGAATCTTCCGGAGCAGCAAAAGAACTGATTCATTCAATGCCCGGAAATATTACCGCGATTCCTACTAACGGAGTAGCGGTGAACTCCAAACTGTATATCCACTATATGATGGTCAACCGCTGGGGAGAACCGGGGAGATGGAACACGAGCTATTCTGGACTGGCGGTTTCAGAGAACGGCGGACAGACCTGGGAAATACTTGACTCAGTGAAATGGAGTTCGGAGAGTAACTTTGCCCAGGTAGGCATTGCGAAGGCATCCCAATGGCTAAAGATTCCTGATGGATGTGACGTGAACAGTGATACTTTATTCTTCTTTGGCATCCCTAGCGGAAGGTTCGGTGGAGTCAAATTAATGAAAGTGAATGGCGAAGAAATAGAGAAAATTGGTGCGTATGAATACTTCTCAGGCTTAGATAACTCAGGAATTCCTCAGTGGTCAGGAAAAGAAGAAGACGCAGCGATAATTATTGAGGCTCCAGTTGGCGAATGTTCTGCAATGTACAATCACTTCCTCGGGAAGTGGATAATAACTTATTTGAATGAGCACAGTCACGATCTTGAGATAAGAGAATCTGCCAATCCATGGGGGCCCTGGAGTAAACCATATCAGCTTGTTTCTTCCAGGGAGTATCCGGGCTTGTACGGGGCCTTTTTGAATCCTCTGTTAGTTGAAAACGAAGGAGAGTACATTTACTTCATTATGTCATTATGGATGCCATACAACGTCTATTTAATGAAAGCCAGATTAGTCAGATAG
- a CDS encoding DUF5685 family protein, translating into MLGYFKPGNSISPEARRQYQVIYCTLCHNLKRLYGTRASMLLQHDPIFFSIQSGFLPSIDEEKVIKKSCIIQPKKVEVLAGYEAYFDPLSDLSVLMILIALWDKEFDNEITIRNRIFLKILGKVFRLSERKLAEREISISDLKSECLAALEVERDPKLNPLDRLSKFIEFGGRLTAEFFPANGNSERSESISINMLKIMYLVDALEDFHSDVAKGSFNLLQGQNREDMIGLVENGVESSLKAIYLQGKPSLDTYYREIVSSAMNTVMNSLEIAKEKFDKEG; encoded by the coding sequence ATGCTTGGATATTTCAAACCGGGGAACTCGATTTCGCCCGAAGCGAGAAGACAGTATCAGGTTATCTACTGCACGCTCTGCCATAATCTCAAGAGGCTATACGGAACAAGGGCTTCAATGCTTTTGCAGCATGATCCGATTTTCTTCTCGATTCAGTCAGGTTTTCTGCCTTCGATCGATGAAGAAAAGGTAATAAAAAAGAGCTGTATTATACAACCCAAGAAAGTTGAAGTATTGGCAGGGTATGAGGCTTACTTTGATCCATTGTCTGATCTTTCTGTATTGATGATCCTTATAGCCCTATGGGACAAGGAGTTTGACAATGAGATTACTATAAGAAACAGGATCTTCTTGAAGATCCTTGGCAAGGTCTTCAGACTATCCGAGAGGAAACTTGCGGAGAGGGAGATATCGATTTCCGATCTGAAATCAGAGTGCTTAGCCGCGCTGGAAGTCGAACGAGATCCAAAGCTTAATCCTTTGGACAGGCTAAGCAAATTCATAGAGTTCGGGGGAAGATTGACCGCTGAATTCTTCCCTGCTAATGGAAACTCAGAACGCAGCGAATCTATTTCCATAAATATGCTGAAAATCATGTACCTTGTCGATGCGCTGGAAGACTTTCATTCTGACGTAGCTAAAGGGTCTTTCAACCTCTTACAGGGTCAGAACCGTGAAGACATGATAGGTTTAGTCGAGAATGGCGTGGAGTCTTCGTTGAAGGCCATATATCTTCAAGGAAAACCTTCACTGGACACTTATTATAGAGAGATCGTATCAAGCGCAATGAATACTGTGATGAACAGTCTTGAGATAGCGAAAGAGAAATTCGATAAGGAGGGCTGA
- a CDS encoding LacI family DNA-binding transcriptional regulator: MARRVTIKAIAEELGVSVASVSRALNGKGEVGQTLEKRILQKADELGYIANYSARSLKHQKTNLIGVLVPDTFNPFFAHFVTKIEELLYDSGYEILLSTTRESLEKEREYLEIMVSKNVTGILAAPVDRTGNVSIYKRVKGMDIPIVFFDRNVEGLGVSQVNVDNRSAVYMIVRYLYRKGHRRIAFVESVPNTSMGEERLAGYREAMKDFGLSKEFTLERFGLFIEKDVKSQTIEILSHRPTALITGNLVITKAFLQALKTLRVEIPQELSFVSFDDIEWLEVTSPPITAFRQPIESLAMNAVALLKREMKNNESNSQIVVVEGELIIRDSVNDLSSEKQGG; this comes from the coding sequence TTGGCGCGAAGGGTTACCATAAAAGCAATTGCCGAAGAACTGGGTGTCTCGGTAGCTTCTGTTTCAAGAGCTCTTAACGGGAAGGGTGAAGTTGGTCAGACTCTGGAGAAGAGAATTTTGCAGAAGGCAGATGAACTTGGATATATAGCCAACTATTCTGCCAGGAGCCTCAAGCATCAGAAGACAAATCTTATAGGCGTGCTGGTTCCGGACACATTCAACCCATTCTTTGCACATTTTGTGACAAAGATAGAAGAGCTTCTTTATGATTCTGGATATGAGATACTGCTTTCTACGACAAGGGAGTCTCTTGAGAAGGAACGTGAGTATCTTGAGATAATGGTCTCCAAGAACGTTACCGGTATCCTTGCAGCGCCTGTGGATAGAACCGGTAATGTTTCAATCTACAAGAGGGTGAAAGGGATGGATATCCCTATAGTCTTCTTTGATCGAAACGTTGAAGGGCTTGGTGTAAGTCAGGTGAATGTGGACAACAGAAGCGCAGTCTACATGATAGTTAGATACTTGTACCGTAAGGGTCATAGAAGAATTGCTTTTGTAGAGAGTGTTCCCAACACGTCAATGGGAGAAGAGAGATTAGCTGGCTACAGAGAGGCAATGAAGGATTTTGGTCTCAGTAAAGAATTCACCCTCGAAAGATTCGGATTATTCATAGAAAAGGATGTCAAGTCCCAAACTATTGAAATCCTCTCTCATAGACCAACGGCACTCATAACCGGTAACCTTGTCATAACAAAGGCTTTTCTTCAGGCATTGAAAACCCTTCGGGTAGAGATTCCACAAGAACTTTCGTTTGTTTCCTTTGACGACATTGAATGGCTTGAAGTAACGTCTCCGCCAATTACTGCATTCCGACAGCCTATCGAGTCCTTGGCGATGAACGCCGTGGCACTTTTGAAAAGAGAGATGAAGAACAATGAATCAAACTCTCAAATCGTAGTCGTCGAAGGTGAATTGATAATTCGTGATTCAGTTAATGATCTCTCTTCAGAAAAGCAAGGAGGTTGA
- a CDS encoding glycoside hydrolase family 172 protein, with amino-acid sequence MDFSSGTLRNLMTLKDARRGRISSYDESGGNRDWKAIAAGETLVLGEIEGPGVVSHIWMTFRSTEKHFLRKGILRVFWDDESAPSVETPIGDFFGAGHGKTVNFSSLPIQMSPEDGRGFNCFFPMPFRKRARIEITNENSSQDLVAYYYIDYELWPKLPENIAYFHAQWRRKQGVSRDESVLVKTLAPNNLKDFALEPFVANNIFEFQGQNKTGRNNYVVLDAQGKGHYVGCFFYVHNMRETDQWDWYGEGDDMIFIDDDSWPPSLHGTGTEDYFSMAWCPSQRYASDYFGLVLPGDSNWKGYMSMYRFHIEDPIYFSKSLKVTIEKGHNNNRFDDYSSVAFWYQAEPHKSFESLLPPEDRLPYAD; translated from the coding sequence ATGGACTTTTCTAGTGGAACTCTTAGAAACCTGATGACACTAAAAGATGCAAGGAGAGGAAGAATATCATCTTACGATGAAAGCGGCGGCAACAGGGACTGGAAAGCAATAGCAGCAGGAGAGACATTGGTTCTGGGAGAAATTGAAGGACCAGGAGTTGTCAGCCATATTTGGATGACATTCAGGTCTACTGAGAAGCACTTCTTGCGCAAGGGCATACTCCGGGTCTTCTGGGATGACGAAAGTGCGCCAAGTGTTGAGACTCCAATAGGGGATTTTTTCGGTGCCGGTCATGGGAAGACAGTTAACTTCTCTTCGCTGCCCATACAAATGTCGCCCGAAGATGGTCGTGGATTCAACTGCTTCTTTCCTATGCCATTCAGAAAAAGGGCACGGATAGAGATTACTAATGAGAATTCTTCCCAAGATCTTGTTGCCTATTACTATATTGATTACGAACTCTGGCCAAAGTTGCCAGAGAACATAGCTTACTTCCATGCGCAATGGCGAAGAAAGCAGGGCGTTTCGAGAGATGAAAGTGTTCTGGTGAAGACACTTGCTCCCAATAATCTAAAGGATTTTGCTCTGGAGCCGTTTGTAGCGAACAACATCTTCGAGTTTCAAGGCCAGAACAAGACCGGCAGGAACAACTACGTCGTTCTTGATGCTCAAGGCAAAGGTCATTACGTCGGTTGCTTCTTCTATGTTCATAACATGCGAGAGACAGATCAGTGGGATTGGTACGGAGAAGGCGACGACATGATTTTCATCGATGACGATTCGTGGCCGCCTTCCCTCCACGGTACGGGCACTGAAGATTACTTCAGTATGGCCTGGTGTCCATCTCAGAGATATGCGTCAGATTACTTTGGACTGGTACTTCCGGGAGATAGCAACTGGAAGGGTTACATGAGCATGTACAGATTTCATATAGAGGATCCGATTTATTTCAGCAAGTCGTTGAAAGTAACCATAGAAAAGGGGCATAACAACAATCGCTTTGACGACTATTCATCTGTTGCTTTCTGGTACCAGGCAGAACCTCACAAAAGTTTCGAATCACTGCTGCCACCTGAAGATAGGTTGCCCTATGCTGATTAG